From the genome of Lutzomyia longipalpis isolate SR_M1_2022 chromosome 2, ASM2433408v1, one region includes:
- the LOC129789836 gene encoding probable phosphorylase b kinase regulatory subunit alpha isoform X3, producing MRSRSNSGVRLDYYQRIVHRLIMAHQQPVTGLFPASQDNHHAWIRDNVYCILAVWGLSMAYKKIADQDEDRAKAYELEQSCVKLMRGLLMAMLQQKEKVERFKSTQHPLDSLHAKYSSTNGQIVVKDTEWGHLQIDAVSLYLLILAQMTASGLQIIFSLDEVAFIQNLVFYIESAYCIPDYGIWERGDKTNHGEPELNASSIGMAKAALEAMNELDLFGARGGPASVIHVLADEAHKCQAVLQSMLPRESSSKELDSGLLSIIGFPAFAVDDPQLISTTREAILTKCLGKYGCKRFLRDGYRTPREDPHRLYYERWELRMFENIECEWPLFFGYLVLFHAFQGEADRNLLNSFMQRLEDVMIRTDDGMRLVPEMYTVPPECVTEEYRSPGSQKRQAVGRCPFLWGQSLYILGKLLQEGFLAVGELDPLNRRLGAQKKPDVVVQVVILAEDNNIRDKLAEYDLHVQTIAEVAPIEVQPARVLSHLYTYLGRNKKLGLSGRKSRDVGILSTSKLYSLKDRIFAFTPQNIDYEEYYTTRDPALLASNFTTNLAFLTNSWRHMLGRPTITLMATHYLLDQNKIPLAMIQTMRKLKSGYINGTRVMLGNLNDFLNTSAITDLSFLGSQEDGYPERLNPSVQAYLDEHLLRSFSQKNTMNVRTPGQRPKHLRRRMSCRGAIKKTRSINVDNESVGMDPVLTERRLSSGMPLPWLEQQQPGGNGSGEADRTRVERSPVQEPEDGYPPSKIQVQNFDVPRIQVPGVGGSRHRGGDTFADTEVEELLAMLRETESLEEQGDILQYLVDTQGLDFNTGMLEEGRVVTVRTLLKGLYEKACQQKLWGLVRHTAGMLGKRVEDLAKAVTDLLVRQKQVTVGMPPNHEHTITAPLPETELRQLIHEAYGDDESTAMLTQELLVYLAMFIRTEPQLFHEMLRLRVGLIIQVMAKELSRTLNCDGEQASEYLLNLSPFEMKNLLYHILSGKEFAISSVAKGNFSIVSCKSSRVSKKSQIGLGDSENNDDNMTEIDDRQGQWLRRRRLDGALNRVPRDFYSRVWAVLEKCQGLAIEGRILPQTLTQEMTPGELKFALEVETALNTIPQPEYRQLVVEALMVLTLVTEHNMVHNLGGIIYVEHLVHTANQIFLEDQRKVQGDATLCCAKSKDMKETTAQGMLLCGGAAYICQHLYDSAPSGSYGTMVYIAKAVATVLDCLPKHGDKDCSIS from the exons ATGCGCAGTAGAAGCAATTCCGGGGTTCGCCTCGACTACTATCAGAG GATTGTCCATCGGCTGATTATGGCCCACCAGCAGCCTGTCACGGGTTTATTCCCTGCCAGTCAGGACAATCATCATGCCTGG ATCCGGGACAATGTTTACTGCATCCTGGCGGTCTGGGGGCTTTCGATGGCGTACAAGAAGATCGCCGATCAGGATGAGGATCGCGCTAAGGCGTATGAGCTGGAGCAGAGCTGTGTGAAGCTGATGCGGGGCTTGCTGATGGCAATGCTGCAGCAGAAGGAGAAAGTTGAGCGATTCAAGAGTACGCAGCACCCCCTGGATTCCCTCCATGCCAAATATTCCAGCACAAATGGGCAGATAGTGGTGAAGGATACGGAATGGGGGCACCTGCAGATTGACGCGGTTTCCCTGTACCTCCTAATCCTGGCCCAAATGACAGCTTCCGGGCTGCAGATTATCTTCTCCCTGGACGAGGTGGCTTTTATTCAGAATCTCGTCTTTTACATCGAATCCGCCTATTGTATCCCTGACTACGGGATCTGGGAGCGAGGGGATAAAACAAATCATGGGGAGCCTGAGCTCAATGCCAGCTCAATTGGGATGGCCAAAGCAGCACTGGAGGCAATGAATGAGCTGGATCTCTTTGGCGCACGCGGAGGCCCAGCCAGTGTGATCCACGTCCTCGCGGATGAGGCACATAAATGCCAGGCTGTGCTGCAATCAATGCTTCCGCGGGAATCAAGCAGCAAAGAGCTCGACTCGGGACTTCTCTCCATCATCGGCTTCCCGGCTTTTGCCGTCGATGACCCCCAGCTCATCAGCACGACGCGTGAGGCCATCCTGACCAAATGCCTGGGGAAGTATGGGTGCAAACGCTTCCTCCGCGATGGGTACAGGACCCCACGTGAGGATCCCCATCGGCTGTACTACGAACGCTGGGAATTGCGAATGTTTGAGAATATCGAATGCGAGTGGCCGCTGTTCTTTGGCTACCTCGTCCTCTTCCACGCCTTTCAGGGTGAGGCCGATCGGAATCTCCTCAATTCCTTTATGCAGCGTCTCGAGGATGTCATGATACGCACAGATGATGGCATGCGGCTCGTTCCGGAGATGTACACAGTGCCCCCGGAATGCGTAACGGAGGAATACCGCAGTCCGGGATCGCAGAAGCGTCAAGCAGTCGGGAGGTGTCCCTTCCTCTGGGGACAATCTCTCTACATCCTCGGGAAGCTCCTCCAGGAGGGCTTCCTGGCCGTTGGGGAGCTGGACCCACTCAATCGTCGCCTGGGGGCACAGAAGAAACCCGATGTGGTCGTCCAGGTGGTCATCCTGGCCGAAGATAACAACATCCGCGATAAATTAGCCGAATATGACCTCCATGTGCAAACCATCGCGGAAGTGGCGCCCATTGAGGTGCAACCAGCACGAGTTCTCAGCCACTTGTACACCTACCTGGGGCGCAATAAGAAACTCGGCCTTTCCGGACGGAAATCCCGCGATGTGGGCATCCTCAGTACGAGTAAACTCTACTCTCTCAAAGACCGCATCTTCGCCTTCACGCCACAG aaCATTGATTACGAAGAATACTACACGACTCGTGATCCTGCACTTCTTGCCAGCAATTTCACCACTAACCTGGCATTCCTTACTAACTCGTGGCGTCACATGTTGGGCCGACCAACTATCACACTTATGGCCACTCATTATTTATTAG atcaaaataaaattccattggCTATGATACAGACAATGCGAAAATTGAAATCAGGCTACATCAATGGTACACGCGTAATGTTGGGCAACTTGAATGATTTTCTGAACACGTCAGCAATAACGGATTTAAGTTTTCTGGGGAGTCAGGAGGATGGCTACCCAGAACGCCTAAATCCGTCTGTCCAGGCCTATTTGGACGAACACTTGCTGCGGTCGTTCAGTCAGAAGAACACGATGAATGTGCGTACGCCCGGGCAGAGGCCAAAGCATCTGCGTAGAAGGATGTCTTGTCGTGGTGCAATCAAGAAGACCAGATCCATCAATGTGGACA ATGAATCGGTTGGGATGGATCCTGTGCTAACGGAAAGGCGACTCTCATCCGGTATGCCTCTTCCGTGGCTTGAGCAGCAACAACCAGGAGGAAATGGTTCAGGGGAGGCAGATCGTACGCGTGTTGAACGTTCTCCGGTACAGGAACCCGAAGATGGGTATCCGCCGAGTAAGATTCAAGTTCAGAACTTCGATGTGCCCCGTATACAGGTTCCAGGTGTTGGTGGGAGTCGGCACAGGGGTGGTGATACATTTGCTGACACCGAAGTCGAAGAACTTCTGGCAATGTTGCGCGAAACGGAGAGTCTCGAAGAGCAGGGAGATATTCTGCAGTATTTGGTGGATACACAAGGGTTGGACTTCAATACAG GCATGCTTGAGGAAGGTCGCGTTGTCACGGTGAGGACACTCCTTAAGGGATTGTATGAGAAGGCATGTCAGCAGAAGCTATGGGGATTGGTACGGCATACAGCTGGAATGCTGGGCAAGAGAGTTGAGGATTTAGCAAAGGCCGTTACGGATTTGCTCGTGCGTCAAAAGCAG GTAACAGTTGGAATGCCTCCAAATCATGAGCACACCATCACGGCTCCTCTGCCCGAAACGGAGCTACGTCAATTGATCCATGAAGCCTATGGGGATGATGAGAGTACAGCTATGCTTACGCAGGAGCTCCTTGTCTACTTGGCAATGTTTATTCGTACAGAGCCACAGCTCTTTCATGAGATGCTTCGTTTGCGTGTTGGTTTGATTATTCAGGTTATGGCAAAAGAGTTGTCGCGCACGTTGAATTGCGACGGGGAACAGGCTTCAGAATATCTGCTAAACTTGTCGCCTTTTGAGATGAAGAACCTCCTGTATCATATCCTGAGTGGCAAGGAGTTTGCCATTAGTAGTGTTGCAAAGGGGAATTTCTCAATTGTCAGCTGTAAGTCAAGTCGTGTGAGTAAGAAGAGTCAAATTGGCTTGGGAGATAGTGAGAACAACGACGATAACATGACGGAAATTGATGATCGTCAAGGGCAGTGGTTGAGGCGAAGACGTCTCGATGGGGCTCTCAATCGTGTCCCGCGGGATTTTTATTCGCGTGTCTGGGCTGTTTTGGAAAAG TGTCAAGGCCTAGCGATTGAGGGGAGAATCCTACCGCAGACGCTGACGCAAGAAATGACACCGGGTGAGCTGAAGTTTGCCCTGGAAGTTGAGACGGCTCTCAATACGATCCCACAGCCAGAGTATCGGCAACTTGTGGTGGAGGCATTGATGGTTTTGACGCTGGTTACGGAGCACAATATGGTTCACAATCTCGGTGGCATCATCTACGTTGAGCATCTCGTCCATACGGCCAATCAGATTTTTTTGGAGGATCAGCGCAAAGTGCAGGGCGATGCAACGCTCTGCTGTGCCAAATCGAAGGATATGAAGGAGACTACAGCTCAGGGGATGCTCCTGTGCGGCGGAGCAGCCTACATTTGTCAGCATCTCTACGATAGCGCCCCCAGTGGGAGCTACGGAACGATGGTGTACATTGCAAAGGCCGTAGCAACGGTGCTGGATTGTCTGCCGAAACACGGCGACAAGGATTGTTCGATTAGTTGA